The Platichthys flesus chromosome 18, fPlaFle2.1, whole genome shotgun sequence genome includes a window with the following:
- the eif2b2 gene encoding translation initiation factor eIF-2B subunit beta: MPGPDKETDLTERIEAFLSDLKRGGCGTGPLRGSAETARETTALLRRITAQARWSSAGDLMEIIRKEGRRMTAAQPSETTVGNMIRRVLKIVREEYARSRGSSEETDQQESLHKLLTSGGLSEENFRQHFAALKANVIEAINELLTELEGTTDNIAMQALEHIHSNEVIMTIGRSRTVEAFLKDAARKRKFHVIVAECAPFCQGHKMATSLSKSGIETTVIADAAIFAVMSRVNKVIIGTQTVLANGGLRAVNGTHTLALAAKHHSTPLIVCAPMFKLSPQFPNEEDTFHKFVSPHEVLPFTEGDILSKVNVHCPVFDYVPPELITLFISNIGGHAPSYIYRLMSELYHPEDHEL; encoded by the exons ATGCCGGGTCCCGACAAAGAAACGGACCTGACGGAGAGAATCGAAGCGTTTCTGTCCGACCTGAAGCGCGGAGGCTGCGGCACCGGACCCCTGCGCGGCTCGGCGGAGACAGCCCGAGAGACGACAGCCCTGCTCCGCAGAATCACAGCCCAGGCTCGGTGGAGCAGCGCAG GTGATCTGATGGAAATCATCCgtaaggaggggaggagaatgACCGCGGCGCAGCCATCAGAGACCACTGTGGGTAACATGATCAGACGAGTGCTGAAGATCGTCAGAGAGGAATATGCCAG ATCTCGGGGGAGCAGTGAGGAGACGGACCAGCAGGAGTCGCTCCACAAGCTGCTGACGTCTGGTGGACTCAGCGAGGAGAACTTCAGGCAGCACTTTGCCGCCCTCAAAGCCAACGTCATCGAGGCTATAAATGAGTTACTGACTGAGCTAg AGGGAACAACTGACAACATTGCCATGCAGGCCCTGGAGCACATCCACTCCAACGAGGTCATCATGACGATCGGCCGCTCGCGCACCGTGGAGGCCTTCCTCAAAGACGCCGCACGCAAACGCAAGTTTCACGTCATCGTGGCAGAGTGTGCCCCCTTCTGCCAG GGGCACAAAATGGCCACCAGTCTCTCCAAATCTGGCATCGAGACGACTGTGATCGCCGATGCTGCCATATTCGCCGTCATGTCTCGTGTTAATAAG GTCATCATCGGCACACAGACGGTGCTGGCTAACGGGGGGCTGCGGGCCGTCAACGGGACGCACACACTGGCGCTGGCAGCCAAGCACCATTCGACACCTCTGATCGTTTGTGCTCCCATGTTCAAACTCTCGCCTCAG TTCCCGAATGAAGAGGACACCTTCCATAAGTTTGTCTCTCCACACGAGGTGCTTCCTTTCACTGAAG gtgACATTCTCTCAAAGGTGAACGTGCACTGTCCCGTGTTTGACTACGTCCCACCTGAGCTCATCACACTGTTCATCTCCAACATCGGAGGACACGCACCGTCTTATATCTACCGACTGATGAGTGAACTTTACCATCCGGAGGACCATGAACTTTAA